One window from the genome of Populus alba chromosome 15, ASM523922v2, whole genome shotgun sequence encodes:
- the LOC118056253 gene encoding uncharacterized protein — MFKSWRNDKKKIKATFKLQFRATQVPHLKKPALTISLVPEDVGKTTFKLEKAAVQDGICSWDNPVYVTVKLIKEPKSVVLHEKIYHFIVASGSSKSGYLGEASIDFADFADEPEPLTVSLPLKFANSGAVLHVTIQKMQGDVDPRKIGDNGDPVLSQDRSLKSQQSNDYTDENDESFTEDRDLNILLSQNSEQESSFRSSVGGNSSFKSVLRQDSMPPKGAVDGITTKNRLHRRTSTDWSMGSRSDGSLVGSTNSPEQSLPREFQEASDETIERLKSELSSLMRQSELSELELQTLRKQITKESRRGQDLSRQVKELEEERDELKTECEQLKSSRKSVEGESLNRLRAEYEDSLVQLEEVRRELSHQKDLNTNLKLQLQKTQDSNSELILAVGDLDEMLEKKKGEISCLSSKLDEVQEKNCKCSMKEDTDQHAVLAPEEKAREDDELCLLKQRVIDLSDEIEVHRENREKLENYIEQLTQDYENLKQENYDVSSKLEQSKIQEHKSSESLATIKELESQVQRLEERLKTQTQEFSESLVSINELEIQVKGLGKELEKQAQGFENDLDAMTHDRIEQEQRAIRAEEALRKTRWKNAVTAERIQEEFRKLSVEMAGKFDENEKLTKKSISEADELRAQNRILEENLQKANEELALVMDQKGVKMEELSMQLDLKTKHVEQMSVELEDASNQLKQGGEMQEAFQVEIQMLKKEIETLRKEKNDISEQEKVNLRDETEKLKTSCEETNIATERWKREREEIEEKFASTKKEAENTRQELLNVRSLKDEKEAMIKNLSSQLQSLRDQQIALKHSLSEEEWEKEKLQQQVIKLKGELQNKEHGNTSVMEKLSFSDETNSIPMDDEMQMNGRKGIERKARTCSKEELVVGTFHPMDEGNLTELLTEMAQLKEKNKCMEIELKEMQERYSEISLKFAEVEGERQQLVMTVRNLKNGKKS, encoded by the exons TCAG GTGCCACATCTAAAGAAACCTGCCTTGACAATATCCTTGGTGCCAGAGGATGTCGGAAAGACAACATTCAAACTGGAGAAAGCTGCAGTTCAGGATGGAATCTGTTCATGGGACAATCCGGTTTATGTAACCGTGAAGCTCATCAAGGAGCCAAAATCAGTAGTGCTGCATGAGAAAATATACCATTTCATTGTTGCAAGT GGGTCATCCAAGTCAGGTTATCTGGGAGAAGCTTCAATTGACTTTGCAGATTTTGCTGATGAACCCGAGCCATTGACTGTCTCCCTGCCCCTTAAATTTGCCAACTCTGGTGCAGTTCTACAT GTGACTATTCAGAAGATGCAGGGAGATGTTGATCCAAG AAAAATTGGAGACAATGGAGATCCTGTACTTTCTCAAGACCGAAGCTTGAAAAGCCAGCAGAGCAATGACTATACAGATGAAAATGATGAAAGTTTTACTGAA GACAGGGACTTGAACATTCTTTTATCACAGAATTCTGAACAAGAAAGCAGCTTCAGATCATCTGTTGGGGGCAATTCTAGCTTCAAATCAGTTCTCAGACAAGACTCAATGCCTCCAAAGGGTGCAGTTGATGGCATCACAACAAAAAACCGCTTGCATCGTAGAACAAGCACAGATTGGTCAATGGGTTCAAGGTCAGATGGAAGTTTAGTTGGCTCAACAAACAGCCCTGAACAGAGCCTTCCAAGAGAGTTTCAAGAAGCTTCAGATGAAACCATTGAAAGACTGAAAAGTGAATTATCTAGTCTAATGAGGCAGTCAGAATTATCAGAACTGGAATTACAGACTCTTCGGAAACAGATTACCAAAGAGAGTAGAAGGGGGCAGGATTTGTCAAGACAGGTTAAGGAACTTGAAGAGGAAAGAGATGAACTCAAAACAGAATGTGAGCAGCTCAAGTCTTCAAGAAAATCTGTTGAAGGAGAATCCCTGAATCGATTGCGAGCCGAGTACGAGGATTCTTTGGTTCAGCTAGAAGAAGTCAGGCGAGAGCTTAGTCATCAAAAGGATTTGAACACCAATCTTAAGTTGCAACTCCAGAAAACACAAGATTCAAATTCTGAGTTGATTCTTGCTGTGGGAGACCTTGATGAAAtgctggagaaaaaaaaaggggaaataTCTTGTCTGTCCAGCAAGCTAGATGAGGTTCAGGAGAAAAATTGCAAATGCAGCATGAAAGAGGACACAGATCAACATGCAGTGCTGGCACCGGAAGAAAAGGCTAGGGAAGATGATGAATTATGTCTGCTGAAGCAAAGGGTCATAGACCTATCTGATGAAATTGAGGTCCACagagaaaatagagaaaaactgGAGAATTATATCGAACAACTCACACAGGACTATGAGAATCTAAAGCAGGAAAACTATGATGTATCTTCCAAGTTAGAGCAGAGCAAGATACAAGAACACAAATCGTCAGAATCTTTGGCTACCATTAAAGAACTTGAATCACAGGTACAAAGAttagaggaaagattgaagacgCAAACACAAGAATTCTCAGAATCTTTGGTTTCCATCAATGAACTGGAAATTCAGGTCAAAGGGTTGGGGAAAGAACTGGAAAAACAGGCACAAGGATTTGAAAATGACCTTGATGCCATGACACATGACAGAATTGAGCAGGAACAGAGAGCTATCCGTGCAGAAGAGGCCTTGAGGAAGACAAGGTGGAAAAATGCTGTTACTGCAGAGCGGATACAGGAGGAATTCAGAAAACTTTCTGTGGAAATGGCAGGCAAGTTTGATGAGAATGAGAAGCTGACAAAGAAATCAATATCAGAAGCTGATGAACTCCGAGCACAGAACAGAATTCTGGAAGAGAATCTTCAGAAAGCCAACGAAGAGCTTGCACTGGTGATGGACCAGAAGGGAGTAAAAATGGAAGAACTATCAATGCAACTAGATTTGAAGACAAAACATGTAGAGCAGATGTCAGTGGAATTAGAAGATGCTTCCAACCAACTGAAGCAAGGAGGAGAAATGCAAGAGGCTTTCCAAGTTGAAATTCAAATGCTGAAAAAGGAGATAGAGACACTCAGAAAAGAGAAGAATGACATCTCTGAGCAGGAAAAGGTGAACTTAAGAGATGAAACAGAGAAATTGAAGACATCTTGTGAAGAAACAAATATAGCAACAGAAagatggaaaagagaaagagaggaaataGAGGAAAAATTTGCATCGACAAAGAAGGAAGCAGAAAACACGAGGCAAGAATTGCTCAATGTGAGGTcgttaaaggatgaaaaagaGGCAATGATCAAGAACCTTTCATCGCAGCTTCAAAGCCTCAGAGATCAGCAGATTGCGTTAAAACATAGCCTGTCCGAAGAAGAATGGGAGAAAGAAAAACTGCAGCAACAAGTAATCAAATTAAAGGGAGAACTGCAAAATAAGGAACATGGAAATACTAGTGTCATGGAGAAGCTCTCTTTTTCAGATGAAACGAACTCGATTCCAATGGACGATGAAATGCAGATGAACGGAAGAAAGGGTATTGAAAG AAAAGCAAGAACTTGCTCAAAGGAAGAACTAGTAGTGGGCACTTTCCACCCAATGGATGAGGGTAACCTAACTGAACTGTTGACAGAAATGGCTCagctaaaagaaaagaacaaatgtATGGAAATTGAGCTAAAAGAAATGCAAGAGAGATACTCAGAGATCAGCCTCAAATTTGCAGAAGTAGAAGGTGAAAGGCAACAGCTTGTCATGACTGTACGAAACCTCAAGAATGGTAAGAAAAGCTAG
- the LOC118056255 gene encoding low-temperature-induced 65 kDa protein isoform X4 has product MEISCWFYTCRMPFKPTSMQMWQLHKWHAHMVFMTMNMVPTMLDCILGEDEHRHEKKSVLKKVKDKAKKLKEKVKLHGHGHGQDEHPEVHVPDDHDLYEEDDDEDEEMVGDPEVHGASAYSSASLRSSAHGHGGRLGDPRTYYGGPTTMQEEHTDTNPIKSSVFGQEEDESAPPKVHLERTTAFKEVPHAPVNSPASISPADPVKGFVHEQERIRGQPEVNLEVPVGLEEDPHAPKDRLVDHAPSNYQTKVTDPTGSGGKEAGITPMLQSFDKMNIYDGSKQGEKKKSSVRPRDAQPSMFPPGSHDQFSAEPTPPISNNPKENPESGSESIDSLKIKEQPGGDIAEKPSYQSSNTGKTSSATSAIADTEKAATNVIASKLGYIQRDDNIQEHEVAHEGQNAAKPASSVEYGKKVAATVTEKLTPVYEKVAGLGSTVMSKVYGNTNTSTNTSNEADNMIKGKDKGVSVKDYFVEKLSPGEEDRALSEVISETLNKGKAEAVTESEEVKRRLESSSTEECSGERVDSGSVHIPDKTVVDKLKGAVGSLFVKGEGSRASQQHPLSSSNAVEKK; this is encoded by the exons ATGGAGATATCATGCTGGTTTTACACGTGTCGAATGCCCTTCAAACCCACCTCCATGCAAATGTGGCAACT TCACAAATGGCACGCCCACATGGTGTTCATGACCATGAACATGGTCCCAACAATGTTGGACTGCATCCTG GGTGAAGATGAGCATCGCCATGAGAAGAAGTCAGTGTTGAAGAAAGTGAAGGATAAAGCcaagaaattgaaggaaaaagtCAAATTACATGGTCATGGTCATGGCCAGGACGAACATCCTGAAGTTCATGTGCCTGATGATCATGACTTGTATGAGGAAGATGATGACGAGGATGAAGAAATGGTTGGGGACCCAGAAGTTCATGGAGCCTCAG CCTATAGTTCTGCTTCTCTTAGAAGCTCAGCCCATGGACACGGGGGAAGGTTAGGTGACCCTAGGACATATTATGGAGGTCCaacaacaatgcaagaagaacATACAGACACTAATCCTATAAAGAGCTCTGTTTTTGGACAAGAGGAAGATGAGTCAGCACCACCAAAGGTTCATCTCGAAAGGACAACTGCTTTTAAAGAAGTACCTCATGCCCCAGTTAATTCTCCTGCATCTATTTCTCCTGCTGATCCCGTTAAAGGTTTTGTTCATGAACAAGAGAGGATTCGAGGGCAACCTGAAGTAAATTTGGAAGTACCAGTAGGGTTGGAGGAGGATCCTCACGCCCCAAAGGATAGACTTGTGGATCATGCTCCTTCCAATTATCAGACTAAAGTCACCGATCCAACTGGTTCTG GAGGGAAAGAGGCTGGAATAACTCCAATGCTTCAGTCTTTCGACAAAATGAATATCTATGATGGATCAaaacaaggagaaaaaaagaagtcatcTGTCAGACCGCGTGATGCTCAGCCCTCTATGTTTCCCCCTGGGAGCCATGACCAATTTTCTGCAGAACCAACTCCCCCAATTTCCAATAACCCCAAAGAGAACCCAGAATCAGGTTCAGAGTCTATTGATTCATTGAAAATCAAGGAGCAACCAGGAGGTGACATTGCTGAGAAACCATCATACCAGAGCAGCAACACTGGAAAAACCTCCTCTGCCACTTCTGCAATTGCTGATACAGAAAAAGCTGCCACAAATGTCATAGCTTCCAAGCTTGGATATATACAGAGAGACGATAATATTCAAGAACATGAAGTGGCACATGAAGGACAAAATGCTGCGAAGCCAGCATCATCAGTGGAATATGGAAAGAAAGTTGCTGCAACTGTGACAGAGAAACTCACTCCAGTGTATGAAAAAGTTGCTGGTTTAGGCAGTACTGTGATGTCAAAAGTCTATGGCAATACTAACACTAGCACCAACACCAGCAATGAAGCAGACAACATGATTAAAGGGAAAGATAAAGGGGTGTCAGTGAAAGACTATTTCGTGGAGAAGTTGAGTCCTGGAGAAGAAGACAGGGCGCTTTCTGAAGTTATTTCGGAGACTTTGAACAAGGGGAAGGCTGAGGCAGTGACAGAGTCGGAGGAGGTGAAGAGGAGGTTAGAGAGTAGTAGTACAGAAGAGTGTTCAGGTGAAAGGGTGGATTCAGGCTCTGTGCATATTCCTGATAAAACTGTGGTTGATAAGCTTAAAGGTGCTGTTGGTTCTTTGTTTGTCAAAGGTGAAGGGTCCAGGGCATCTCAGCAGCATCCACTTAGTTCCTCCAATGCAG TGGAGAAGAAATAG
- the LOC118056255 gene encoding low-temperature-induced 65 kDa protein isoform X3, with translation MESQMARPHGVHDHEHGPNNVGLHPEGEDEHRHEKKSVLKKVKDKAKKLKEKVKLHGHGHGQDEHPEVHVPDDHDLYEEDDDEDEEMVGDPEVHGASAYSSASLRSSAHGHGGRLGDPRTYYGGPTTMQEEHTDTNPIKSSVFGQEEDESAPPKVHLERTTAFKEVPHAPVNSPASISPADPVKGFVHEQERIRGQPEVNLEVPVGLEEDPHAPKDRLVDHAPSNYQTKVTDPTGSGGKEAGITPMLQSFDKMNIYDGSKQGEKKKSSVRPRDAQPSMFPPGSHDQFSAEPTPPISNNPKENPESGSESIDSLKIKEQPGGDIAEKPSYQSSNTGKTSSATSAIADTEKAATNVIASKLGYIQRDDNIQEHEVAHEGQNAAKPASSVEYGKKVAATVTEKLTPVYEKVAGLGSTVMSKVYGNTNTSTNTSNEADNMIKGKDKGVSVKDYFVEKLSPGEEDRALSEVISETLNKGKAEAVTESEEVKRRLESSSTEECSGERVDSGSVHIPDKTVVDKLKGAVGSLFVKGEGSRASQQHPLSSSNAVTQSLSSTYASGEEIGDRRLQESGN, from the exons ATGGAGTCACAAATGGCACGCCCACATGGTGTTCATGACCATGAACATGGTCCCAACAATGTTGGACTGCATCCTG AGGGTGAAGATGAGCATCGCCATGAGAAGAAGTCAGTGTTGAAGAAAGTGAAGGATAAAGCcaagaaattgaaggaaaaagtCAAATTACATGGTCATGGTCATGGCCAGGACGAACATCCTGAAGTTCATGTGCCTGATGATCATGACTTGTATGAGGAAGATGATGACGAGGATGAAGAAATGGTTGGGGACCCAGAAGTTCATGGAGCCTCAG CCTATAGTTCTGCTTCTCTTAGAAGCTCAGCCCATGGACACGGGGGAAGGTTAGGTGACCCTAGGACATATTATGGAGGTCCaacaacaatgcaagaagaacATACAGACACTAATCCTATAAAGAGCTCTGTTTTTGGACAAGAGGAAGATGAGTCAGCACCACCAAAGGTTCATCTCGAAAGGACAACTGCTTTTAAAGAAGTACCTCATGCCCCAGTTAATTCTCCTGCATCTATTTCTCCTGCTGATCCCGTTAAAGGTTTTGTTCATGAACAAGAGAGGATTCGAGGGCAACCTGAAGTAAATTTGGAAGTACCAGTAGGGTTGGAGGAGGATCCTCACGCCCCAAAGGATAGACTTGTGGATCATGCTCCTTCCAATTATCAGACTAAAGTCACCGATCCAACTGGTTCTG GAGGGAAAGAGGCTGGAATAACTCCAATGCTTCAGTCTTTCGACAAAATGAATATCTATGATGGATCAaaacaaggagaaaaaaagaagtcatcTGTCAGACCGCGTGATGCTCAGCCCTCTATGTTTCCCCCTGGGAGCCATGACCAATTTTCTGCAGAACCAACTCCCCCAATTTCCAATAACCCCAAAGAGAACCCAGAATCAGGTTCAGAGTCTATTGATTCATTGAAAATCAAGGAGCAACCAGGAGGTGACATTGCTGAGAAACCATCATACCAGAGCAGCAACACTGGAAAAACCTCCTCTGCCACTTCTGCAATTGCTGATACAGAAAAAGCTGCCACAAATGTCATAGCTTCCAAGCTTGGATATATACAGAGAGACGATAATATTCAAGAACATGAAGTGGCACATGAAGGACAAAATGCTGCGAAGCCAGCATCATCAGTGGAATATGGAAAGAAAGTTGCTGCAACTGTGACAGAGAAACTCACTCCAGTGTATGAAAAAGTTGCTGGTTTAGGCAGTACTGTGATGTCAAAAGTCTATGGCAATACTAACACTAGCACCAACACCAGCAATGAAGCAGACAACATGATTAAAGGGAAAGATAAAGGGGTGTCAGTGAAAGACTATTTCGTGGAGAAGTTGAGTCCTGGAGAAGAAGACAGGGCGCTTTCTGAAGTTATTTCGGAGACTTTGAACAAGGGGAAGGCTGAGGCAGTGACAGAGTCGGAGGAGGTGAAGAGGAGGTTAGAGAGTAGTAGTACAGAAGAGTGTTCAGGTGAAAGGGTGGATTCAGGCTCTGTGCATATTCCTGATAAAACTGTGGTTGATAAGCTTAAAGGTGCTGTTGGTTCTTTGTTTGTCAAAGGTGAAGGGTCCAGGGCATCTCAGCAGCATCCACTTAGTTCCTCCAATGCAG TTACTCAATCGCTTTCTTCTACTTATGCTAGTGGAGAAGAAATAGGGGACAGGAGACTTCAGGAGTCAGGAAACTGA
- the LOC118056255 gene encoding low-temperature-induced 65 kDa protein isoform X1: MEISCWFYTCRMPFKPTSMQMWQLHKWHAHMVFMTMNMVPTMLDCILGEDEHRHEKKSVLKKVKDKAKKLKEKVKLHGHGHGQDEHPEVHVPDDHDLYEEDDDEDEEMVGDPEVHGASAYSSASLRSSAHGHGGRLGDPRTYYGGPTTMQEEHTDTNPIKSSVFGQEEDESAPPKVHLERTTAFKEVPHAPVNSPASISPADPVKGFVHEQERIRGQPEVNLEVPVGLEEDPHAPKDRLVDHAPSNYQTKVTDPTGSGGKEAGITPMLQSFDKMNIYDGSKQGEKKKSSVRPRDAQPSMFPPGSHDQFSAEPTPPISNNPKENPESGSESIDSLKIKEQPGGDIAEKPSYQSSNTGKTSSATSAIADTEKAATNVIASKLGYIQRDDNIQEHEVAHEGQNAAKPASSVEYGKKVAATVTEKLTPVYEKVAGLGSTVMSKVYGNTNTSTNTSNEADNMIKGKDKGVSVKDYFVEKLSPGEEDRALSEVISETLNKGKAEAVTESEEVKRRLESSSTEECSGERVDSGSVHIPDKTVVDKLKGAVGSLFVKGEGSRASQQHPLSSSNAVTQSLSSTYASGEEIGDRRLQESGN, translated from the exons ATGGAGATATCATGCTGGTTTTACACGTGTCGAATGCCCTTCAAACCCACCTCCATGCAAATGTGGCAACT TCACAAATGGCACGCCCACATGGTGTTCATGACCATGAACATGGTCCCAACAATGTTGGACTGCATCCTG GGTGAAGATGAGCATCGCCATGAGAAGAAGTCAGTGTTGAAGAAAGTGAAGGATAAAGCcaagaaattgaaggaaaaagtCAAATTACATGGTCATGGTCATGGCCAGGACGAACATCCTGAAGTTCATGTGCCTGATGATCATGACTTGTATGAGGAAGATGATGACGAGGATGAAGAAATGGTTGGGGACCCAGAAGTTCATGGAGCCTCAG CCTATAGTTCTGCTTCTCTTAGAAGCTCAGCCCATGGACACGGGGGAAGGTTAGGTGACCCTAGGACATATTATGGAGGTCCaacaacaatgcaagaagaacATACAGACACTAATCCTATAAAGAGCTCTGTTTTTGGACAAGAGGAAGATGAGTCAGCACCACCAAAGGTTCATCTCGAAAGGACAACTGCTTTTAAAGAAGTACCTCATGCCCCAGTTAATTCTCCTGCATCTATTTCTCCTGCTGATCCCGTTAAAGGTTTTGTTCATGAACAAGAGAGGATTCGAGGGCAACCTGAAGTAAATTTGGAAGTACCAGTAGGGTTGGAGGAGGATCCTCACGCCCCAAAGGATAGACTTGTGGATCATGCTCCTTCCAATTATCAGACTAAAGTCACCGATCCAACTGGTTCTG GAGGGAAAGAGGCTGGAATAACTCCAATGCTTCAGTCTTTCGACAAAATGAATATCTATGATGGATCAaaacaaggagaaaaaaagaagtcatcTGTCAGACCGCGTGATGCTCAGCCCTCTATGTTTCCCCCTGGGAGCCATGACCAATTTTCTGCAGAACCAACTCCCCCAATTTCCAATAACCCCAAAGAGAACCCAGAATCAGGTTCAGAGTCTATTGATTCATTGAAAATCAAGGAGCAACCAGGAGGTGACATTGCTGAGAAACCATCATACCAGAGCAGCAACACTGGAAAAACCTCCTCTGCCACTTCTGCAATTGCTGATACAGAAAAAGCTGCCACAAATGTCATAGCTTCCAAGCTTGGATATATACAGAGAGACGATAATATTCAAGAACATGAAGTGGCACATGAAGGACAAAATGCTGCGAAGCCAGCATCATCAGTGGAATATGGAAAGAAAGTTGCTGCAACTGTGACAGAGAAACTCACTCCAGTGTATGAAAAAGTTGCTGGTTTAGGCAGTACTGTGATGTCAAAAGTCTATGGCAATACTAACACTAGCACCAACACCAGCAATGAAGCAGACAACATGATTAAAGGGAAAGATAAAGGGGTGTCAGTGAAAGACTATTTCGTGGAGAAGTTGAGTCCTGGAGAAGAAGACAGGGCGCTTTCTGAAGTTATTTCGGAGACTTTGAACAAGGGGAAGGCTGAGGCAGTGACAGAGTCGGAGGAGGTGAAGAGGAGGTTAGAGAGTAGTAGTACAGAAGAGTGTTCAGGTGAAAGGGTGGATTCAGGCTCTGTGCATATTCCTGATAAAACTGTGGTTGATAAGCTTAAAGGTGCTGTTGGTTCTTTGTTTGTCAAAGGTGAAGGGTCCAGGGCATCTCAGCAGCATCCACTTAGTTCCTCCAATGCAG TTACTCAATCGCTTTCTTCTACTTATGCTAGTGGAGAAGAAATAGGGGACAGGAGACTTCAGGAGTCAGGAAACTGA
- the LOC118056255 gene encoding low-temperature-induced 65 kDa protein isoform X2, which yields MLVLHVSNALQTHLHANVATSQMARPHGVHDHEHGPNNVGLHPEGEDEHRHEKKSVLKKVKDKAKKLKEKVKLHGHGHGQDEHPEVHVPDDHDLYEEDDDEDEEMVGDPEVHGASAYSSASLRSSAHGHGGRLGDPRTYYGGPTTMQEEHTDTNPIKSSVFGQEEDESAPPKVHLERTTAFKEVPHAPVNSPASISPADPVKGFVHEQERIRGQPEVNLEVPVGLEEDPHAPKDRLVDHAPSNYQTKVTDPTGSGGKEAGITPMLQSFDKMNIYDGSKQGEKKKSSVRPRDAQPSMFPPGSHDQFSAEPTPPISNNPKENPESGSESIDSLKIKEQPGGDIAEKPSYQSSNTGKTSSATSAIADTEKAATNVIASKLGYIQRDDNIQEHEVAHEGQNAAKPASSVEYGKKVAATVTEKLTPVYEKVAGLGSTVMSKVYGNTNTSTNTSNEADNMIKGKDKGVSVKDYFVEKLSPGEEDRALSEVISETLNKGKAEAVTESEEVKRRLESSSTEECSGERVDSGSVHIPDKTVVDKLKGAVGSLFVKGEGSRASQQHPLSSSNAAVTQSLSSTYASGEEIGDRRLQESGN from the exons ATGCTGGTTTTACACGTGTCGAATGCCCTTCAAACCCACCTCCATGCAAATGTGGCAACT TCACAAATGGCACGCCCACATGGTGTTCATGACCATGAACATGGTCCCAACAATGTTGGACTGCATCCTG AGGGTGAAGATGAGCATCGCCATGAGAAGAAGTCAGTGTTGAAGAAAGTGAAGGATAAAGCcaagaaattgaaggaaaaagtCAAATTACATGGTCATGGTCATGGCCAGGACGAACATCCTGAAGTTCATGTGCCTGATGATCATGACTTGTATGAGGAAGATGATGACGAGGATGAAGAAATGGTTGGGGACCCAGAAGTTCATGGAGCCTCAG CCTATAGTTCTGCTTCTCTTAGAAGCTCAGCCCATGGACACGGGGGAAGGTTAGGTGACCCTAGGACATATTATGGAGGTCCaacaacaatgcaagaagaacATACAGACACTAATCCTATAAAGAGCTCTGTTTTTGGACAAGAGGAAGATGAGTCAGCACCACCAAAGGTTCATCTCGAAAGGACAACTGCTTTTAAAGAAGTACCTCATGCCCCAGTTAATTCTCCTGCATCTATTTCTCCTGCTGATCCCGTTAAAGGTTTTGTTCATGAACAAGAGAGGATTCGAGGGCAACCTGAAGTAAATTTGGAAGTACCAGTAGGGTTGGAGGAGGATCCTCACGCCCCAAAGGATAGACTTGTGGATCATGCTCCTTCCAATTATCAGACTAAAGTCACCGATCCAACTGGTTCTG GAGGGAAAGAGGCTGGAATAACTCCAATGCTTCAGTCTTTCGACAAAATGAATATCTATGATGGATCAaaacaaggagaaaaaaagaagtcatcTGTCAGACCGCGTGATGCTCAGCCCTCTATGTTTCCCCCTGGGAGCCATGACCAATTTTCTGCAGAACCAACTCCCCCAATTTCCAATAACCCCAAAGAGAACCCAGAATCAGGTTCAGAGTCTATTGATTCATTGAAAATCAAGGAGCAACCAGGAGGTGACATTGCTGAGAAACCATCATACCAGAGCAGCAACACTGGAAAAACCTCCTCTGCCACTTCTGCAATTGCTGATACAGAAAAAGCTGCCACAAATGTCATAGCTTCCAAGCTTGGATATATACAGAGAGACGATAATATTCAAGAACATGAAGTGGCACATGAAGGACAAAATGCTGCGAAGCCAGCATCATCAGTGGAATATGGAAAGAAAGTTGCTGCAACTGTGACAGAGAAACTCACTCCAGTGTATGAAAAAGTTGCTGGTTTAGGCAGTACTGTGATGTCAAAAGTCTATGGCAATACTAACACTAGCACCAACACCAGCAATGAAGCAGACAACATGATTAAAGGGAAAGATAAAGGGGTGTCAGTGAAAGACTATTTCGTGGAGAAGTTGAGTCCTGGAGAAGAAGACAGGGCGCTTTCTGAAGTTATTTCGGAGACTTTGAACAAGGGGAAGGCTGAGGCAGTGACAGAGTCGGAGGAGGTGAAGAGGAGGTTAGAGAGTAGTAGTACAGAAGAGTGTTCAGGTGAAAGGGTGGATTCAGGCTCTGTGCATATTCCTGATAAAACTGTGGTTGATAAGCTTAAAGGTGCTGTTGGTTCTTTGTTTGTCAAAGGTGAAGGGTCCAGGGCATCTCAGCAGCATCCACTTAGTTCCTCCAATGCAG CAGTTACTCAATCGCTTTCTTCTACTTATGCTAGTGGAGAAGAAATAGGGGACAGGAGACTTCAGGAGTCAGGAAACTGA